From the Desulfosarcina sp. BuS5 genome, one window contains:
- a CDS encoding ATP-binding protein yields the protein MTQFKIDITFINREREMAELRNYLEGRPNSILFLYGPKSSGKTTLMYRLFEHMEAEKGYKINFLNLRKIFLTTSDDFIDAFFKSSSSGNGLKTGTRRKYSLFGLFKLDAFTEKMLKKRQEDPFLVMEREFQRLLKKGIQPVVIIDEFHKLDGLYLPDKQKRLIVELMNFFVAMTKESHLCHVIIASSDAFFIEQVYVDSKLRKTSKFMKLDYLEKEDAFAWLRDIKKYNQVQEYTLDKQQIETIWDTVGGSAWEIHSILEDLFQYSLDAIVSKIKREKVSMIADWTFGDEARNCLLRHFRKQPIRKLAELAGTGKDLLGQAVKDNILYYDPVDGIYGIQGKSLEWGIKGYFEEVISSLFLNNKKG from the coding sequence ATGACACAGTTTAAGATAGATATAACTTTCATAAACAGGGAGAGAGAGATGGCCGAGTTGCGAAATTATCTGGAAGGGCGGCCCAACTCCATCCTTTTTCTATACGGTCCCAAATCGTCCGGCAAAACTACCCTGATGTATCGACTGTTCGAGCACATGGAGGCCGAAAAGGGGTATAAGATCAACTTTCTCAACCTCCGCAAGATTTTTTTGACCACGTCTGATGATTTTATCGATGCCTTTTTTAAATCAAGCAGCTCGGGAAATGGCCTGAAAACCGGTACCCGGAGGAAGTACAGCCTTTTTGGTCTTTTCAAGCTTGACGCTTTTACCGAGAAGATGCTTAAAAAACGTCAGGAAGATCCTTTTTTGGTCATGGAGCGGGAATTTCAGCGTCTGCTCAAAAAGGGTATTCAGCCAGTGGTCATTATCGATGAATTCCATAAACTTGATGGCCTCTATCTGCCGGACAAGCAGAAAAGGCTCATTGTGGAATTAATGAATTTTTTCGTGGCCATGACCAAGGAAAGTCACCTATGCCATGTGATCATCGCTTCGTCGGATGCCTTTTTCATCGAACAGGTTTATGTGGACAGCAAGCTCCGCAAGACCAGTAAATTTATGAAACTGGATTATCTTGAAAAAGAGGACGCCTTTGCCTGGCTTCGGGATATAAAAAAATATAATCAGGTTCAGGAATATACTCTTGATAAACAGCAGATAGAGACAATATGGGATACGGTTGGCGGCAGTGCCTGGGAAATTCATTCTATTCTTGAGGATTTGTTTCAATATTCCCTGGATGCCATCGTGTCAAAAATCAAGCGGGAAAAGGTGTCTATGATCGCTGACTGGACATTTGGTGATGAAGCCCGTAATTGCCTTTTGCGTCATTTTAGAAAACAACCGATCCGCAAGCTTGCAGAACTTGCAGGAACCGGCAAGGATCTCCTGGGGCAGGCAGTTAAAGACAATATTCTGTATTACGACCCGGTAGACGGAATTTACGGCATTCAGGGCAAGAGCCTGGAATGGGGAATCAAAGGATATTTCGAGGAAGTTATTTCATCCTTGTTCCTAAATAATAAAAAGGGATAA
- a CDS encoding ATP-binding protein codes for MIQFKIDISFINREREMTELRNYLEGQPNAILFLYGPKSSGKTTLMYRLFEQMEAEKKYKINFLNLREVFLTTYDDFIDAFFKSSSSGNGLKTGTRRQYSLFGLFKLDAFTEKMLKKRQEDPFPVIKREFQRLLKKGIQPVVIIDEFHKLDGLYLPDKQKRLMVELMNFFVAMTKESHLCHVIIASSDAFFIEQVYVNSKLRKTSEFMKLDYLEKEDVLVWLRDIKKYNQVQEYTLDEKQIETIWDTVGGSAWEIYYILRKLLLYSLDAIASKIKREKVSMIADWTFGDEARNCLLRHFRKQPIRKLAELAGTGKDLLGQAVKDNILYYDPVDGIYGIQGKSLEWGIKGYFEETEKTD; via the coding sequence ATGATTCAATTTAAGATAGATATTTCTTTCATAAACAGGGAGAGAGAGATGACCGAGTTGCGAAATTATCTGGAAGGCCAACCCAACGCCATTCTTTTTTTGTACGGTCCCAAGTCGTCCGGCAAAACTACCCTGATGTATCGACTGTTCGAGCAAATGGAGGCCGAAAAGAAGTATAAGATCAATTTTCTCAACCTGCGTGAGGTTTTTTTGACCACGTATGATGATTTTATTGATGCCTTTTTTAAATCAAGCAGCTCGGGAAATGGCCTGAAAACCGGTACCCGGAGGCAGTACAGCCTATTCGGCCTATTCAAGCTTGACGCTTTTACCGAGAAGATGCTTAAGAAACGTCAGGAAGACCCCTTTCCGGTTATAAAACGGGAATTTCAGCGTCTGCTCAAAAAGGGTATTCAGCCAGTGGTCATTATCGATGAATTCCATAAACTTGATGGCCTCTATCTGCCGGACAAGCAGAAAAGGCTCATGGTGGAATTAATGAATTTTTTCGTGGCCATGACCAAGGAAAGTCACCTATGCCATGTGATCATCGCTTCGTCGGATGCTTTTTTCATCGAACAGGTCTATGTAAACAGCAAGCTCCGCAAGACAAGTGAGTTTATGAAACTGGATTATCTTGAGAAGGAGGATGTCCTTGTCTGGCTTCGGGATATAAAAAAATACAACCAGGTTCAGGAGTACACTCTTGATGAGAAGCAGATAGAGACAATATGGGATACGGTTGGGGGCAGTGCCTGGGAAATTTATTATATTCTAAGAAAACTATTGCTGTATTCCCTGGATGCCATAGCCTCAAAAATCAAGCGGGAAAAGGTGTCTATGATCGCCGACTGGACATTTGGTGATGAAGCCCGTAATTGCCTTTTGCGTCATTTTAGAAAACAACCGATCCGCAAGCTTGCAGAACTTGCAGGAACCGGCAAGGATCTCCTGGGGCAGGCAGTCAAGGACAATATTCTGTATTACGACCCGGTAGACGGAATTTACGGCATTCAGGGCAAGAGCCTGGAATGGGGAATCAAAGGATATTTCGAGGAGACGGAAAAAACCGACTGA
- a CDS encoding type II toxin-antitoxin system PemK/MazF family toxin: MICSRYDVVTVLFPFIDRPKTKKRPAVVLSNKEFNKSNHTILAMITTKKEPAWPGDFQISDYTDAGLRLPCLIRFKFFTLDNRLMQKKIGHLSENDSTQIAKHLSSYLTAC; the protein is encoded by the coding sequence ATGATTTGTAGTCGATATGATGTGGTTACAGTCCTTTTTCCATTTATTGACAGACCTAAAACGAAAAAACGCCCTGCGGTTGTACTCAGCAACAAAGAATTTAACAAAAGCAACCACACAATTCTTGCTATGATAACTACTAAAAAAGAGCCGGCATGGCCGGGAGACTTCCAAATTAGCGATTATACAGATGCCGGATTAAGACTTCCATGTCTGATCCGTTTTAAGTTTTTCACGCTTGATAACAGGTTGATGCAAAAAAAAATTGGGCATTTAAGCGAAAACGATTCAACTCAAATAGCAAAACATCTATCTTCTTATCTGACGGCGTGCTGA
- a CDS encoding AbrB/MazE/SpoVT family DNA-binding domain-containing protein, whose translation MQHVSKLSTKGQVTIPAELRKAIGIEPGDMVAYELQGKSVKLKRVEPFDAAYHAAVSKTLEEWNSPEDEEAFNDL comes from the coding sequence ATGCAACATGTGAGCAAACTATCTACAAAAGGGCAGGTAACCATACCGGCGGAACTAAGGAAGGCTATAGGTATAGAACCGGGCGATATGGTAGCCTACGAGTTGCAGGGGAAAAGTGTAAAACTTAAAAGGGTCGAGCCGTTTGACGCAGCTTACCACGCAGCGGTGTCAAAAACCCTTGAAGAGTGGAACAGCCCTGAAGATGAAGAGGCCTTCAATGATTTGTAG
- a CDS encoding transposase: protein MSLDIRFSSIIPKYRQKVFYGKMRRRVCRILRELCKKKGWNYSKAMPNHIHLCLSISPKQQCLNENYHVDKIIISSFFLNEDLKRLAFSSKNVLFLL, encoded by the coding sequence GTGAGTTTAGACATAAGATTCTCCTCAATTATTCCAAAGTATCGTCAGAAAGTATTCTACGGCAAAATGCGCCGGAGAGTCTGCCGAATTCTTCGGGAATTGTGTAAAAAAAAGGGGTGGAATTACTCGAAGGCCATGCCGAATCACATACATTTGTGTCTTAGCATTTCACCTAAACAGCAGTGCCTGAACGAAAACTATCATGTTGATAAAATAATTATTTCCAGCTTTTTTCTAAACGAAGATTTAAAGCGATTAGCTTTTAGCTCTAAAAATGTTCTGTTTTTACTTTAA
- a CDS encoding M48 family metalloprotease: MKRFIKYIYMLFILLVFCGCAVNPVTGDRDFVLMSEAEEISIGRQYHPKILKQYGKYHDPALQAYVSQVGKKLASFSHRPGLVYRFTVLDSTDINAFALPGGYIYITRGLLAYMNTEAELAAVLGHEIGHVTARHGVRQQTAATAGNIGMTIGQILVPELRNQAASNLYGLLSGAFLSGYGREHELEADGLGAEYLARAGYDPHAMIDVLKILKSQAEFSSEIAKSEGRKIQTYHGLFASHPDNDTRLQNVINNKRLLFSRKNHLKDDNNFLAMLSGLTFGDSAAEGIRRKNKFYHRELGFAVYFPEGWILKNRPDSLQGFAPKGKASALLTLQDINKLITPREFLTERLGFKQLTNGKNIKPAGLNGYTAFAEIKSSVGMRYARVSIIYFNDRAYILIGIAKDMQLQNNINDNMLKTALSFHPLSKKEAILAKPLTIQLQRATTSTTYRKLARESRLPGYAESQLRLLNHQYPKGKPVPGKMLKVVR, translated from the coding sequence ATGAAACGATTTATTAAATATATATATATGCTTTTCATACTGTTGGTTTTTTGTGGGTGTGCAGTTAATCCTGTAACTGGAGATCGCGATTTTGTTTTGATGAGCGAAGCTGAAGAGATTTCCATCGGCAGGCAATATCACCCTAAAATTCTCAAACAGTACGGTAAGTATCATGATCCTGCTTTACAGGCATATGTGTCTCAAGTAGGGAAAAAATTGGCGTCTTTCAGCCACAGGCCGGGACTTGTGTACCGCTTTACAGTTTTAGACTCCACTGATATTAATGCGTTTGCCTTGCCGGGTGGGTATATTTACATTACCAGGGGGCTCCTGGCTTACATGAATACTGAGGCGGAACTTGCAGCGGTACTTGGGCATGAAATCGGCCATGTTACGGCCAGGCATGGTGTGCGTCAGCAAACAGCAGCCACTGCGGGAAATATAGGTATGACAATAGGCCAGATTCTTGTGCCTGAATTGCGCAATCAGGCTGCTTCCAATCTATACGGTCTGTTAAGCGGTGCTTTTTTAAGCGGATACGGCAGAGAGCATGAACTTGAGGCGGACGGGCTTGGGGCCGAATATCTGGCCAGGGCCGGTTATGATCCTCATGCAATGATAGATGTCTTAAAGATTCTAAAAAGTCAGGCTGAATTCAGCAGTGAGATTGCCAAATCCGAAGGCCGGAAGATTCAGACTTATCATGGCCTGTTCGCTTCGCATCCCGATAATGACACCCGGCTGCAGAATGTTATAAACAACAAAAGACTGCTTTTTTCGCGGAAAAATCATTTGAAGGACGATAATAATTTTCTTGCCATGCTGTCAGGGCTTACCTTCGGGGACAGCGCTGCAGAAGGGATTAGACGGAAAAATAAATTTTACCACAGGGAACTTGGATTTGCCGTTTACTTCCCAGAGGGATGGATTCTTAAAAATCGTCCCGACAGCCTGCAGGGATTTGCTCCAAAAGGGAAGGCCAGTGCTCTCCTTACCTTGCAGGATATAAACAAGCTTATTACTCCCAGGGAGTTTTTAACAGAAAGACTAGGTTTTAAACAACTCACCAACGGAAAAAATATAAAGCCGGCAGGGCTGAACGGATATACTGCTTTTGCAGAGATTAAGTCCTCTGTCGGGATGCGCTATGCCAGGGTCTCTATTATTTATTTTAATGACAGGGCATATATATTGATCGGCATTGCAAAAGATATGCAATTACAAAATAATATAAACGATAATATGCTGAAAACAGCCTTAAGCTTTCACCCTTTAAGCAAAAAGGAAGCTATTCTGGCAAAACCTTTAACCATTCAGCTACAACGCGCAACAACATCCACCACATACAGAAAGCTTGCCCGAGAATCACGTTTGCCGGGGTATGCGGAATCTCAACTCCGTTTATTAAATCATCAGTATCCAAAAGGAAAACCTGTGCCAGGCAAGATGCTTAAAGTTGTACGTTGA
- a CDS encoding inositol monophosphatase family protein produces MIEKAKKAAREAGKILLKHFGNVPQSAVRKKARNDFISFVDEKSEETIIKIIRSAFPDHAILAEEGGAFENDNPYRWIIDPLDGTTNYLHSIPVFAVSIALEYKNSLIAGVIYSPLSDEIFWASKGEGAFFNGRSISVSGTSILEESFIATGFPFKNKELLSDYLEVFKNIFQKCIGARRIGTAAIDLAYVAAGRFDGFWEIGLKPWDVAAGAIIIEEAGGIVTNFWGGFQYLNNPYIIASNGKIHKEMGEIIKQVFPSAPCADKFSK; encoded by the coding sequence ATGATAGAAAAAGCAAAAAAAGCGGCACGTGAAGCCGGAAAAATTTTATTAAAACATTTTGGCAATGTTCCACAGTCGGCTGTTCGGAAAAAAGCACGTAATGATTTTATCAGCTTTGTTGACGAGAAATCTGAAGAGACTATTATAAAGATTATCAGGTCGGCATTTCCTGACCATGCAATTCTGGCCGAAGAGGGCGGCGCTTTTGAAAACGACAACCCTTATCGCTGGATTATTGATCCCCTTGACGGAACAACTAATTATCTTCACTCTATTCCTGTTTTTGCCGTTTCTATTGCTCTGGAGTATAAAAATAGTTTGATCGCGGGCGTTATTTATAGTCCTTTGTCCGATGAAATTTTCTGGGCGAGTAAGGGTGAAGGGGCTTTTTTTAATGGCCGATCCATTTCAGTATCCGGGACTTCAATACTTGAAGAAAGTTTTATCGCTACCGGGTTTCCTTTTAAAAACAAGGAATTGTTATCTGATTATCTTGAAGTTTTTAAAAATATTTTTCAAAAATGCATAGGGGCAAGAAGGATAGGCACCGCTGCCATAGATCTTGCCTATGTTGCAGCGGGCAGATTCGATGGGTTCTGGGAAATCGGCCTTAAACCATGGGATGTGGCGGCAGGTGCAATAATTATAGAAGAGGCCGGTGGAATAGTAACAAATTTCTGGGGTGGATTTCAATATCTGAACAATCCATATATAATCGCCTCAAATGGCAAGATACATAAAGAGATGGGCGAGATCATAAAGCAGGTTTTCCCTTCTGCGCCTTGCGCCGATAAGTTTAGCAAATGA
- a CDS encoding universal stress protein → MNNRLLVAFDDSENAMRAVEFITKYFTADHKITLFNVLPDSAVLCAINSPELTPYFLSQKSSFCILEDKKKELIKEAMKKAEQKLITAGFDKKNIKLKVENKKIGIARDLIAEAQTGYDVVILGRRGLSGIKEFLIGSVSQKVLHSVKGVSVMIIN, encoded by the coding sequence ATGAATAATAGACTGCTGGTAGCATTTGATGATTCGGAAAACGCCATGAGGGCGGTGGAGTTTATTACAAAATATTTCACTGCGGATCACAAAATAACACTCTTTAATGTGCTTCCTGATTCTGCTGTTTTATGCGCTATAAACAGCCCGGAATTGACCCCTTACTTTTTATCTCAAAAGAGTTCTTTTTGTATCCTTGAAGATAAAAAAAAGGAACTTATTAAGGAAGCAATGAAAAAAGCTGAACAAAAACTTATAACGGCCGGTTTTGACAAAAAAAACATTAAACTGAAAGTTGAAAACAAAAAAATAGGCATTGCAAGAGATCTGATCGCTGAGGCTCAAACCGGTTATGATGTGGTGATACTGGGAAGAAGAGGTCTTTCCGGAATCAAGGAGTTCCTCATCGGAAGTGTTTCACAAAAAGTACTCCATTCGGTAAAGGGTGTCTCGGTTATGATAATAAATTAG
- a CDS encoding aldehyde dehydrogenase family protein, whose amino-acid sequence MASPYQRIKIFKKAVELIKKRSPELAKTAALEGGKPVVDSKIEIDRAVNGIKVAIQDVLSL is encoded by the coding sequence ATGGCTTCCCCCTATCAGCGCATAAAAATATTTAAAAAGGCGGTTGAATTAATAAAAAAACGTTCTCCGGAACTGGCAAAAACGGCTGCCTTGGAGGGTGGTAAACCTGTTGTTGATTCAAAAATAGAGATTGACCGCGCCGTCAACGGAATTAAAGTGGCAATTCAGGATGTCCTGTCATTGTAA
- the waaF gene encoding lipopolysaccharide heptosyltransferase II, producing the protein MIKRKQNIIIFCPNWVGDVVMAIPFFDSIRSNYPNATITGVVRKYVKGVIEDGPWFDHLIPCNDKTIAGFFKLLIEIRSIKPDITILLPNSFRSALLARLGFSKKVLGYRRGGRSLLLTGGPAPVSDKNGYLPMPMQDYYMKICKWLGLDISAAVRPALFISETLKKKGERLFVKYGIKQKDMLIGINPGAKFGSSKCWPPVYFARLAELLSEEWNCKILLFAGPGEDIIAETIIKESSAKIINTGPDKVDLALLKYLIQGCSLLITNDTGPRHYAVALDVPVLVIMGPTDHRYTNTNLEKTVVLRKELDCSPCHKPVCPKGHECMLLISPEDVFQAAKQLMNRQK; encoded by the coding sequence ATGATTAAGAGAAAGCAAAACATAATAATTTTCTGCCCAAACTGGGTCGGCGATGTTGTCATGGCCATACCCTTTTTCGATTCTATCCGCAGCAATTATCCGAATGCAACAATTACCGGTGTTGTAAGAAAATATGTCAAAGGCGTAATAGAAGACGGGCCCTGGTTTGATCATTTAATCCCCTGCAATGATAAAACAATTGCAGGTTTTTTTAAACTTTTGATAGAAATACGCAGCATCAAACCGGACATTACCATACTTCTGCCAAACTCCTTCAGATCTGCCTTGCTTGCCAGACTCGGCTTCTCCAAAAAAGTATTAGGATACCGTCGGGGAGGCAGGTCCCTGTTGTTGACCGGCGGTCCCGCACCGGTGTCTGATAAAAACGGATACCTGCCCATGCCCATGCAGGACTATTATATGAAAATTTGCAAATGGCTGGGGCTGGATATTTCTGCTGCCGTAAGACCCGCTCTCTTTATTTCAGAGACATTGAAAAAAAAAGGAGAACGACTTTTTGTAAAATATGGGATAAAACAAAAAGACATGCTCATCGGCATAAATCCCGGGGCAAAATTCGGTTCCTCCAAATGCTGGCCTCCCGTTTATTTTGCAAGGCTGGCTGAACTCCTCTCAGAAGAGTGGAACTGCAAAATTTTATTATTTGCAGGTCCGGGAGAGGATATCATAGCCGAAACCATAATAAAGGAGTCTTCGGCAAAAATAATAAATACAGGACCGGACAAGGTCGATCTTGCCCTTCTGAAATATCTCATACAGGGTTGCTCGCTTCTGATTACAAATGACACAGGGCCGAGGCATTATGCCGTAGCGCTTGATGTGCCTGTACTTGTGATCATGGGGCCCACCGATCACAGATATACAAATACCAATCTCGAAAAAACTGTTGTTTTGAGAAAAGAACTGGACTGCTCTCCATGCCATAAACCGGTTTGTCCAAAAGGGCATGAATGTATGCTGCTCATAAGCCCCGAGGATGTATTTCAAGCAGCCAAACAATTAATGAACCGTCAAAAATAA